The DNA sequence CAAGGATTGTGGTAGGAAGCAGTCTGCTGAGTAGTGCGACATGTGTCCTATCTAACCCATTCCGTTCATTGGAAAAATGGCCGTATTTTAATGAATACGGCCATTTTAGTGTAAATACGGCCAAGATACGGCCAAAATGGCTTGAAAAATGGCCGTATAAGATAGAGATCGTTGCAATAATCTTACGAACTCACTTTGCTTTTCTAGGCCCGGAAAAGTCGCAGATGTCTATGATTTTAAGAAATCCCCTCCCATAAATAGAGGACATTTTTTGACGGTCAAGAAATATTGGTTATCGCTATCCGTTCTAAGCTGCGTGAGAAGCTCCCCGCTTGGATCCGGGGAGATGGCAGCTTGGCTTCCGTTCAAATCAATTTCGCTGTCCATCGGTCCGGATTTTGGGTTGTTGAGAAATGGACCGGCTTGCAATTGTCGATGACCCAATTGTGATCCTCGATACCCATCCAGTAACATATTGCCCAATGCGTTCCACCGTGGGCTATAATAAGGACGGGTCCGGGATGTTGTAAGGCTTGATTCAGCCCGTTTTTGGCTTGTTCAAGGAAACTTCTTACTGTTGAAGAGCCTTTATTGAATGCGTCTTGACCTAAAGAGGTCATACCACTCCAAATCTCAGCCGTACATTCTCCAAGAGCGTAGATTTCTTGATGTTCTCTGCCGGGAGTTAAAAGCTCTTTAGTTTCTTTTGCTCTTTTTAGGGGACTACAACAAATCGTTTGAAAGGGAAATTGGTTTAGGAGGGGCGCTATCGTGAGTGCTTGCATCCTGCCTGTAGCATTCAAGGAAATATCCCCGTGATCTGTCTTATTAGAAGATCGATTATAGTCCGTTTGTCCATGACGCACAAAGAAGAAGTCTTTTTTTAGAATCATGCAAGGCCCTCCTTTTATTTCTATTTTTCATAAATGGTATTAGAAAGCGAATGAACGTGTTGCTGTAGCACCGGCTTGAGCCCCTCCTGCTGTGCTGCCGCCTGTAAGCTGTATTGACGCTTCCGGTATACAGCACGCTATGGCGATAACGGCTGCAATTCTTAGCGCTTCTTGGAACCAAGATGTCTTGTGTCTATTTTTTTCAATGAGGTTATCGACGCTTTTTCGAATTTCGGCGTTATCGCGGAAAGACTGTTGGACCTGTCCGTCAACCCCGACGAGACGAGCCCCATTTTCTTCAACAATACCGGCTAGGGCATTATGGGCTTCTCTTATTTCTGCGATCGCTTGAGCCACCTCTCCATGCCTTCTGGCATCGCGCTCTTGAAGTTCTGCAATCCCTCGCCCCATTACCTCTAGTTGAGCATTGAGTCGAGCTCCAATAGCGGCAAATGGATCTGCCATTGCTGCGGCTCTTTCGCTTAAAAATTCGCGTAAGGCCTGAGCTCTTGCTGCCTGATCGGGAGCTGCAAGATCTTCTGCCTGCATTTGAATTCGCCGCTGGCGGATATTATAGGGAGAGGGCAAAGGAGTAAATCTCTCTCCAAGCGCATTATAATCGCGCCTTAGTGCTCTAAAATCGGCTTCGATGCCATGTTTTTTAAGCCATTCAACCATATGCTGGGCGATAAAATGGGGCTGAACTGTAAAGACGGGATACGCATCAGGTCTTGCGTCGGCATCAGGTCTTGCGTCGGCATCAGGTCTGACATCAAATGGGCTTCGATAGAATTCTTGTACGCCGAAACGACTGAGATAGATTGTCAATTCCATTGAGTTGTATGAATGCCCGTCTGTTCCGATAACGGCATTATTATCTAAAGGAGTTTGTGTTAAATCATCGCGAAGACAAGCCTGCAAAGCTTCAACATAGTGGTTATGGATCGCTATTAAGGCGGCGTCTTGTTGGGGCCCGGTTAAATTGCGTGATCGAAGGATTTCTTTTCTTGCTTGGTCGAATCCGGTATGCCAGTCACGAATATGATGTGTTAGCGCATCATTGAGCGGGCTACGGTCTAAGAGGACTTTTAAATCGTTGAGTTCAGGTTGGATTTGTCTGAGATATGCGACATTGGCCACAAATGCTGCCGGATCTTCTTCGGGAAGCACTTCACCGGCTCCGGCGTTTGCGGCTGCTACAAGAGGAGGGATTGCCATGCTTTAAAGTCCTTTGTTGTTATGCGTTATCTGTTTGTTCAAGAGCTCTTAAGGTGGATGCGGGAAGATGAGCGGACACATCGAATGGCTCTACTTCCGGAGGCGCTATGATGGGGCCGGGCCCTACAAGCGGGGGGATTTTTATATCGGTTGCCCCTTTAAATATCCCTCGATGGTCTTGGGGGGTCAGATGTCTTGGGTCTCCCGTATTATAGCCGGGCGCTTGAGCGGAAGGAGGAGGGGAGAGGTAAACATCGACACGATTCCCTTCTTCGTCGATATAAAAATGGTCAAGAACTAGACCGGATACTTTTGCTTCTAGACCTTTAAGATTTGAAATAAGTATTTTCTTTAGTCGATTTTGTTCTTTGAGTTTTTCTTCAGCTGCTATTATCGATTCTTTTAATCTTTTAGATTCTGTGAATAGGGATTGGGTTGCTTCGGTGACTTCTTTTAACTTAAGTTTTTCTCCAGAGTGGATGGAGTCACTCATTGCATCCACCCGACCTAATAATTGTTCAAACAAGGCCTCAGCCTCATCTGCTCTTTCAGAGAGGGCATGGATGATGCGCGTTGTCAGCTCGGTTAGAGCCGCATCATCTCGCGCAATCAGGAGGGGCGCGGCATCTACTATAGGAACATTCCCGCGCATGCGCGCATCGATATAATCAAAATCGGCTTCGATATCATGTAGAGGGGGTATCATATTTCACTCTCCCAGCGATTTTTTGATGTATTCAATTCAGCCGTGTTGTGTTTGATTGCTTCATCCAGTCGATGCGCTTCAGTATTATTGGCTAAGATGGCTACGCCTAATTCATTGACTCTCTCTACAACAGTGCTTATGGCGGTAGCCCCTGCCGTTGCATCTTCTTCGATTGTTTCAGCAACACCGACTAAGGCGCTTCGAGCGGCCCCAAAATGAGCTTGAACGGCATCATCGGCACGCCTTGCAAGAGTAACTGCAGCTTCTGTAAGCTGTTTAGTTTGAGCTCGGATGATTTGGGCTTCTCTGCTGATAGCTAGAAAATCAGCAAGACAGTCTTCAGTCGTTTTGCCTAGGGGTTTACTCGCCGCATCGAGGATGTCCAAAAGTTTATTTGATAAGGGAAGGGTAATCATAGACCGGTCATTAGGAGACGCTTTATCATGAAGCGGCGTCAAAAAAGCTTGATACATCCTGCATAAGTATAAATACCGGCGATCTTCCGGCGCTTTGTTATATTTATCCATCCAAGCATCTAGCCACTTGAGCTGTTCATCATTGAGGCCTGTGATGTTGACTTTGATCGCGTGGACTAAACTGAGGGCAGAGTTCTTATAGTCGGAAAGACACGCCTCAGATGTTTTGCCTAGGGGTTTACTCGCCGCATCGAGAGCTCTTAGAGTTTCTTTCAATAGGTCATCGATGATAGGCCGTTCACGATAAGATGAGTTAGCATGGAGCGGCATCAAAAATTGTTCATGGAGTTCACATAAACATAGAAATCGCTCATTGTCAGGAGTGTCTTTTAAACATAGAAAGCGTTCATCGGGGGCTTCTTTATATTTATCAAGCCAAGCATCCAGCCACTTGATCTGCTCATCATTGAGGCTTGTGATCTTCGTTTTAATCGCATGGACTAAACTGATGGCCGGCGATCGAAGCTGTAGATGCAAAGCGGGTGCAACCGGAGCCGGAAGCTCTTCAATAATGGTTCTGCCGGCTCCACTATGGGCTATTCTAGTGCGCATAGGGTACGATCTCCTCTAAATTAATGTGTTCATGTAAGGCATCGATGCTCTTGCGCAAGGGGTCATATGATCTTCCTGTCTTTGGTTACATCTAGTATGATATCAAAGGGTGATGGGCTCCACTCCTTAGTAAAAGAGAAGAGCGGAGCATCGGCCGTTTCGGTATTCAGCGCAAATGAAGTTTCTTGGGAGCGTTTTATGGATTCTATTGTTTCTTCTTCAAGTCCAATCATTTCTAAAAGAGGGTATGTTCGACGATAGATTTCATTCACCTGATGCATAAGGTTTGAAAAGGTGGTATCTTTTTTGAGTGACTCGACAATGTGGCGTCTTGCTTCTAGGGCTTTGGCTTTAATTTCAAGAAGGGAGTCGGTAGGATTGATCTCTAGTTTTCCATAAGCATCAGATACTTTTTCAGCGACTGAGAGCAATTCACTGCATGCTAGGTGGATTTGGCGTTTTCTATTGTTTAAGACAATATTAGGAATAGAGTATGTAAAATCAGGAGATAAATATGAAAGTTTAGTGTTCATTGGGAAGAAGCGCTCCGAATCGTGATTATCATAACTCGGACAGGCTTTTCGTAACCGGCGATAAGCGGGAAGAAGTCGGCAAAAAAGAGAAAGGTTACGAGCGATAATGAACTTTTGGATACCTTGATGGAATTGGGAATATACGAAGGGGCCAAAATGCGCCAGTGGGGGGATGGGTGTATAAGTTTTTTTAAAGAAACGAGTTTGGGGAAAAAGCTTAAGCTCATCCTTTGAGAGAAGGTCTTCTTTGGGGAGAAATTGTGAAACGGGGTAGGGCTCTTCAAGGCATCGATAGATCAGGGAGGCTACTTTGCCAATGGTTTTGATATCTATCTTAGAAAGAGGCTCTCCATAGCGACTTTCATAGCACTCAATATGATCGCACAACAAAAGAATCGAAGTGGGATTGTATGTTTTCCGGCGACGGGATTGCTCTATACTTTCTATGGCGGATTTGACACCTGTTGCAACGGCGGCTTTGACCTCCGCATAGATAGGACCAATGATCCACATCCATTCGAGTGGACGACGCACGTTGTATTTGAGAAGACGCACAGCGGGATAGTTGTCATCAGAAGAGTCAGAAGCATCCGAGTCGTCATCTTCCGGCGAAGGGGCGGTAGGGACTAAATCTTGTAGAGTTTTCATCAGGGATTGAGCGGATCGCATGGAGTGATCGACAAATCGGGGCAATGCTTTAACAAATTGCGTTTGAATAGCATCTTCGGTTTTAGATTGTATGAGAGCGATTCGTTGCAGTTGTTTTTGTTCGGAATGAGTGGTTGAGAGGCCCTGTATAGCTCCCAAAACGGCTTGATTTGATTGCCGGACAAGCGCTCTTTTTTGAATAGCTCCTCGAACTTCGTCAAGAGTCATTAAAGGCGCTGCTGTGAGAGCAAGGGCCGGTCCTGTCATAGCATTTTCTCTGTTAGGCTGTTTGT is a window from the Simkaniaceae bacterium genome containing:
- a CDS encoding histidine phosphatase family protein translates to MILKKDFFFVRHGQTDYNRSSNKTDHGDISLNATGRMQALTIAPLLNQFPFQTICCSPLKRAKETKELLTPGREHQEIYALGECTAEIWSGMTSLGQDAFNKGSSTVRSFLEQAKNGLNQALQHPGPVLIIAHGGTHWAICYWMGIEDHNWVIDNCKPVHFSTTQNPDRWTAKLI